The following proteins are encoded in a genomic region of Brachypodium distachyon strain Bd21 chromosome 1, Brachypodium_distachyon_v3.0, whole genome shotgun sequence:
- the LOC100837658 gene encoding protein FAR1-RELATED SEQUENCE 6: MEEEDYITESSNEEDVQEDGEKDISITEGDVFKPVDIEQELVPKVGMVFDSEEDAFQFYVAYGCHSGFGITRRSNNTFDGFRYRSTFICSKGGQSRLRSGVTRPARKRGTKTGCKAKMIVKDAHFQNRWEVIVLELEHNHPLDPSLLKYKKHLKDSPFSLNPPHMSETPQSSSGAAHSSRDGDGGIPSCAQIEFKSKVDRNRKLKLAEGDLEALLSFFNGMQDRNPCFFYCLDMNDQGQLRNVFWADAKSRSSYNYFGDVVAINATNFSDQYDIQFVSFVGTNHHANPVLLGCALLAGRSLGAYVWLFDTWLRCMNGIPPSSVITNHCHDVAIAVKKVFRNARHRFCLWHILNELPEKLDGMGKKDEMISTFSALAYDSVTMPDFDKGWQEMTQQFHLEGNEWLSNLYEVRMQWAPVYVKDSFWAGLSVTDRSDSATDYFDGWLMSGTSVKMFVEQYESTVRSKLEKESHDDLQSSQLRPQMMTGLPVEEQAAKMYTIEIFQMFLNEIGHSFHCNYNILDRSDSGVTYIVSEHVNRAKKVDYKVAYNNGEDDIWCLCRLFQSKGILCRHALTVLRQELVLMIPPKYIIHRWCKDYKQTCVLKSQTVSVSTQELGSYDDLYKSSHQYFTEVVELGSVNLESKEYAFSIMREVRDKVISYEKSLRDQRVDSHVSTANFAYNPVNEDFTDDALPISLSTKSWDLMQGQSKRSRKKKLATPTVLDTLKKKTKRAYNKRRNATANNLNTTITTTDSVTDNTNVQQNQVNEGWSLTSTGAPETFPFGVENISFDLSQYNNAPSFHWPESSSRSQLQ, encoded by the exons atggaagaggaagactATATCACTGAATCATCTAATGAAGAAGATGTGCAAGAAGATGGCGAAAAGGACATAAGCATTACCGAGGGTGATGTGTTCAAGCCGGTAGATATAGAACAAGAATTGGTGCCCAAAGTAGGGATGGTATTTGACTCGGAGGAAGATGCCTTTCAGTTCTATGTGGCATATGGCTGCCACTCTGGTTTTGGTATCACAAGAAGATCTAATAACACCTTTGATGGTTTCCGCTATCGCTCTACATTCATATGCTCTAAAGGTGGGCAGTCTAGGCTGAGATCTGGCGTGACAAGGCCTGCAAGGAAGCGAGGCACAAAGACTGGCTGCAAGGCTAAGATGATTGTCAAGGATGCTCATTTTCAGAATCGCTGGGAAGTTATTGTTCTCGAGTTGGAGCATAATCATCCACTCGATCCTAGCTTGCTTAAGTATAAGAAGCATTTGAAGGACTCTCCTTTCTCTCTAAATCCACCTCATATGTCTGAGACACCACAGAGCAGTTCAGGTGCCGCGCATTCTAGTAGAGATGGAGATGGTGGCATACCTTCATGTGCCCAGATTGAATTCAAGAGCAAGGTTGACAGAAATAGGAAACTAAAGCTTGCTGAAGGAGATTTAGAGGCCTTGTTGAGTTTTTTCAATGGTATGCAAGACCGGAACCCATGTTTCTTTTACTGTTTAGATATGAATGATCAAGGACAGCTAAGGAATGTGTTTTGGGCCGATGCAAAATCACGTAGTTCTTACAATTACTTTGGTGATGTGGTTGCTATCAATGCCACAAACTTCAGTGATCAGTATGATATACAGTTTGTATCATTTGTGGGCACTAACCATCATGCTAACCCAGTGTTACTAGGGTGTGCTTTGCTTGCTGGTAGATCGCTTGGAGCTTATGTGTGGCTTTTTGATACATGGTTAAGATGTATGAATGGAATACCACCGTCTTCAGTAATTACCAACCATTGTCATGATGTTGCAATAGCTGTTAAAAAGGTTTTCCGCAATGCACGGCACCGCTTTTGCCTTTGGCACATCTTAAATGAGCTTCCTGAGAAGTTGGACGGAATGGGAAAGAAGGATGAAATGATTTCTACTTTCAGTGCATTGGCCTATGATTCTGTTACTATGCCTGATTTTGATAAAGGGTGGCAAGAAATGACACAGCAGTTTCACTTGGAAGGAAACGAATGGTTATCCAATTTATATGAGGTCAGGATGCAGTGGGCTCCTGTTTATGTGAAAGATTCCTTTTGGGCAGGATTGTCTGTCACAGATAGAAGTGATAGTGCTACTGACTATTTTGATGGTTGGCTGATGTCAGGTACGTCTGTCAAAATGTTTGTTGAGCAGTATGAGTCAACTGTTAGAAGTAAGTTAGAAAAGGAATCACATGATGATTTACAATCCTCTCAGTTGAGGCCACAGATGATGACTGGATTACCTGTGGAGGAGCAAGCAGCAAAGATGTACACAATAGAAATATTTCAGATGTTCTTGAATGAAATAGGGCATTCATTTCATTGCAACTATAATATACTTGACCGGTCTGATTCAGGAGTTACATACATAGTATCAGAGCATGTAAATCGAGCAAAAAAGGTGGACTACAAAGTTGCTTACAACAATGGCGAAGATGACATATGGTGCCTCTGCCGGTTGTTTCAGTCTAAGGGTATATTGTGCAGACATGCTCTCACTGTACTGAGGCAGGAGCTTGTACTAATGATTCCACCTAAATACATCATTCATCGCTGGTGCAAGGATTATAAACAAACTTGTGTTTTGAAGTCCCAGACTGTCTCAGTAAGTACTCAGGAATTGGGAAGTTATGATGATCTCTACAAATCCAGCCACCAATACTTCACAGAAGTTGTGGAATTGGGTTCTGTGAACTTGGAATCAAAAGAATATGCTTTTTCAATCATGAGGGAGGTCAGGGATAAAGTGATTTCTTATGAGAAGTCACTAAGAGACCAAAGGGTTGACAGTCATGTTTCAACCGCCAATTTTGCATACAATCCAGTGAATGAGGATTTTACTGATGATGCATTGCCCATTTCTCTTAGTACAAAGAGCTGGGATCTTATGCAAGGTCAGTCAAAACGTTCTCGCAAGAAGAAACTGGCGACCCCAACTGTTCTTGATAccttgaaaaagaaaactaaaaggGCCTATAACAAGAGGAGGAATGCCACTGCGAACAACCTAAATACGACGATCACCACAACTGACAGTGTAACTGACAACACAAAT GTGCAGCAGAATCAAGTAAATGAGGGATGGTCCTTAACATCTACTGGTGCACCTGAAACCTTCCCTTTTGGA GTGGAAAAcatttcatttgatttgtCGCAATACAACAATGCTCCGAGCTTCCATTGGCCTGAAAGCAGTAGCAGGTCTCAGCTTCAGTGA